A single region of the Psychrobacter alimentarius genome encodes:
- a CDS encoding DUF475 domain-containing protein, with protein MRHFYLDFIFTAIALAIAAWWGYSHGGMGGLITTLSITAILAVMEISLSFDNAVVNASVLKGWDEFWKKIFLTVGILIAVFGMRLVFPIVIVAVTADLGMMQVIDLALNNPEEYSARLMAHHAEISAFGGIFLLLVFLNFIFDDKEVHWFDWLESRLAKLGKVDAMSVFVALIVLMISVSWATAEQAGAVLIAGVWGILVYLGVQVISGMLEGDLEEELDAQGNSTGAATSAIMKGGIIGFLYLEVLDASFSFDGVIGAFAITNDVIVIMLGLAIGAMFVRSMTIFLVDKGTLDEFIYLEHGAHYAIGALAVIMLLSVKFHVPELITGLIGIAFIGFALWASLKHRKLEKAKEAHSN; from the coding sequence ATGAGACATTTTTATTTAGATTTTATCTTCACAGCCATCGCTCTAGCAATAGCAGCGTGGTGGGGATATTCACATGGCGGTATGGGTGGCCTGATAACTACCCTATCCATTACCGCTATTTTGGCCGTTATGGAGATTTCATTATCGTTTGATAATGCGGTGGTCAATGCCTCAGTCCTTAAGGGCTGGGACGAATTTTGGAAAAAGATATTTTTAACCGTTGGTATTTTGATCGCCGTATTCGGTATGCGCTTAGTATTCCCTATTGTCATCGTCGCAGTGACTGCCGATCTTGGCATGATGCAAGTGATTGATTTGGCATTGAATAATCCTGAAGAATATTCAGCCAGATTGATGGCACATCACGCTGAAATTTCAGCCTTTGGTGGTATTTTCTTACTCTTGGTATTCTTAAACTTTATCTTTGATGACAAAGAAGTACATTGGTTCGATTGGCTTGAAAGTCGCTTAGCAAAACTGGGTAAAGTCGATGCCATGAGCGTATTCGTAGCCCTTATTGTCCTGATGATTTCAGTATCTTGGGCGACCGCTGAGCAGGCTGGTGCGGTATTAATTGCAGGCGTTTGGGGTATCCTAGTGTATCTGGGTGTGCAAGTAATCTCTGGTATGCTTGAGGGCGATCTTGAAGAAGAACTAGACGCTCAAGGCAATAGTACTGGTGCTGCCACTAGCGCTATCATGAAGGGCGGTATTATCGGTTTCTTATATTTAGAAGTCCTTGATGCTTCGTTCAGTTTTGATGGTGTGATCGGTGCATTTGCTATTACTAACGACGTCATCGTGATTATGCTTGGTCTTGCAATTGGTGCAATGTTTGTGCGTTCAATGACTATTTTCTTAGTAGATAAAGGCACACTTGATGAATTTATCTATCTTGAGCATGGTGCGCATTACGCCATCGGTGCACTTGCCGTTATCATGTTGCTTTCTGTAAAATTCCACGTACCTGAGCTGATTACTGGTCTTATCGGTATCGCCTTTATTGGTTTTGCACTATGGGCATCACTAAAGCACCGCAAGCTCGAAAAAGCTAAAGAAGCCCATTCGAATTAA
- the rlmKL gene encoding bifunctional 23S rRNA (guanine(2069)-N(7))-methyltransferase RlmK/23S rRNA (guanine(2445)-N(2))-methyltransferase RlmL — translation MTVTTATATPAASPSELSLDLIITCADGLETPLQTELTSFGIASDIKSTGRLAVTGTLRDLYTICLWSRVASRVLMLIKRRNINAEYDVAEQIYGLAKSVNWTEQFNLEQTFAIRLSVDKRVAVSQQFAMLRIKDAVADTFNEVYDSRPNVDSKNPDFSIFATVNDKQAELYLDLSGTSLHRRGYRVAMTEAPLKENLAAALLYSAGWHQKNEAGNAPFYDALVDPMCGSGTFIIEALLMHCDYAVGIDKAANQFGFYEWQHHDDALWQEMIDDAQMRFREALEIANEQPDTLPLILGFDADSGAIVATEKNLIAAGLQDLLPLLDIETRALDQLSGVLKPLVDDGRMSNPLVITNPPYGERLGDEEMIKPLYHALGLILQDSFAASDINPMVGILASNVEQVDILPIKEPKTLRCHNGAITVYFRYGTLIAGQTGNLVSRFEKHEIDVEDGQDFVNRLQKNLTKLKKLAKKDNVSNIRVYDADLPDFKVAIDLYGDYAHVQEYAPPKTIPPETAKKRFNLALMGIREVFGINREQIFIKTRARQSGNDQYSKQGNTEKRGKFYVAREDGAYLYVNFTDYLDTGLFIDHRNMRARIKDNSRGKSVLNLFAYTCTASVHAALAGAKKVTSVDLSQNYLDWGKQNFVLNGLDVSRNKYQFVAADIFEWIKDNTEQFDIIFIDPPTFSNSKKFQGTFDVQRDHAALINRAMNRLTSDGVLYFSNNFTRFELDEQLTQRYDIIDITQKTIGFDFNIKKPIHQSFEIRHRQSL, via the coding sequence ATGACCGTAACAACCGCAACCGCCACTCCAGCTGCCTCTCCATCAGAGTTGTCGCTTGATCTTATCATCACCTGTGCCGATGGGCTTGAGACGCCGCTACAGACCGAGCTGACAAGTTTTGGGATTGCAAGCGATATCAAAAGCACAGGGCGTCTGGCGGTCACTGGCACCTTGCGTGATTTATATACTATTTGTCTTTGGTCACGTGTCGCATCTCGAGTATTGATGCTCATCAAACGTAGAAACATTAATGCCGAATATGATGTGGCTGAGCAAATCTATGGTTTGGCAAAATCAGTCAATTGGACTGAGCAATTTAACTTAGAACAAACTTTTGCGATTCGTCTGTCTGTTGATAAACGCGTGGCTGTCAGCCAGCAGTTTGCGATGCTGCGTATCAAAGATGCTGTTGCCGATACCTTTAACGAAGTTTATGACAGTCGTCCTAATGTCGACAGTAAAAATCCAGATTTTTCCATTTTTGCGACGGTAAACGACAAACAAGCCGAGTTGTATTTGGATTTGTCAGGAACCAGTTTGCATCGCCGTGGCTACCGTGTGGCAATGACTGAAGCGCCTTTAAAGGAAAACTTGGCAGCGGCTCTACTCTATAGCGCAGGCTGGCATCAGAAAAACGAGGCAGGCAACGCGCCTTTTTATGACGCGCTTGTCGATCCGATGTGTGGTTCTGGCACCTTTATTATCGAAGCGCTACTCATGCATTGCGATTATGCAGTGGGCATTGATAAAGCGGCCAATCAATTTGGTTTTTATGAGTGGCAGCATCATGACGATGCGTTATGGCAAGAGATGATTGATGATGCGCAGATGCGTTTTCGTGAAGCGTTAGAGATTGCGAATGAGCAACCAGATACCCTACCTTTAATCTTGGGATTTGATGCAGACAGCGGCGCGATTGTGGCAACCGAAAAAAACCTCATCGCCGCAGGCTTGCAAGATTTATTACCCCTACTCGATATTGAAACGCGTGCATTGGATCAGCTTAGTGGTGTCCTAAAACCCTTAGTTGATGATGGTCGAATGAGCAACCCTCTCGTCATCACCAACCCGCCTTATGGAGAGCGTTTGGGTGACGAAGAGATGATCAAGCCGCTTTATCACGCCTTGGGTTTGATTTTGCAAGACAGTTTTGCGGCGAGTGATATCAATCCAATGGTTGGCATATTGGCGTCCAACGTCGAACAAGTCGACATACTGCCAATTAAAGAACCGAAAACCTTGCGCTGTCACAATGGTGCGATCACGGTTTACTTCCGTTACGGCACTTTAATCGCCGGACAAACTGGCAACCTTGTGAGCCGCTTTGAGAAACATGAGATTGACGTGGAAGATGGACAAGACTTCGTCAATCGGTTGCAAAAAAACCTGACCAAACTTAAAAAACTTGCCAAAAAAGACAACGTCAGCAATATTCGCGTCTACGATGCTGATTTGCCTGATTTCAAAGTGGCCATCGATTTATACGGTGATTACGCTCACGTACAAGAGTATGCGCCGCCCAAAACGATTCCACCAGAAACTGCAAAAAAACGCTTTAATTTGGCATTGATGGGTATTCGTGAAGTGTTTGGTATCAACCGTGAACAAATCTTTATCAAAACACGGGCGCGCCAATCTGGTAATGATCAGTATAGCAAACAAGGCAATACTGAGAAGCGTGGTAAATTTTATGTTGCGCGTGAAGACGGCGCTTATCTTTATGTTAATTTTACCGATTATCTCGATACGGGTTTGTTCATTGACCATCGTAATATGCGTGCACGTATCAAAGATAACAGTCGCGGCAAATCCGTATTAAATCTATTTGCTTATACGTGTACAGCGAGTGTGCATGCTGCTTTGGCGGGCGCCAAAAAAGTGACCAGTGTTGATCTGTCACAAAACTACCTAGACTGGGGCAAACAAAACTTTGTACTCAATGGTCTGGATGTCAGTCGTAACAAATATCAGTTTGTTGCCGCTGATATCTTTGAATGGATCAAAGACAATACTGAGCAATTTGACATTATCTTTATTGATCCACCCACTTTTTCGAACTCTAAAAAGTTCCAAGGTACATTTGACGTACAGCGTGATCATGCGGCTCTTATCAACCGTGCGATGAATCGTCTAACATCTGATGGTGTCTTGTATTTCTCTAATAACTTTACTCGGTTTGAGTTAGATGAGCAGTTGACCCAGCGCTACGATATTATCGATATCACACAAAAAACGATCGGGTTTGATTTTAATATCAAAAAACCTATTCATCAAAGTTTTGAGATTCGTCATCGCCAAAGTCTGTAA
- a CDS encoding TerD family protein, translating to MALSLNKGGNLSLTKTDPNLTKLLIGLGWDERATSGAEFDLDASVFLLNNAGKVRGDHDFIFYNQLKSDNGSVEHTGDNRTGEGDGDDEVIKVNLTQVPADIDKIVVTVTIHDAATRNQNFGQVANAFIRVVNEETGTEVVRFDLAEDYSVETAMVFGEVYRHNGEWKFRAVGQGYSGGLQAMCQQYGVDI from the coding sequence ATGGCTTTATCACTTAATAAAGGCGGTAATTTATCGCTAACAAAAACTGACCCAAATTTGACCAAGCTGCTGATCGGTCTTGGCTGGGATGAGCGTGCAACTTCTGGCGCTGAGTTCGATCTCGATGCGAGTGTCTTTTTGCTAAATAATGCAGGCAAAGTACGTGGCGACCATGACTTTATCTTTTATAACCAGTTAAAATCCGATAATGGCTCCGTTGAGCATACAGGTGATAATCGTACTGGCGAAGGCGATGGTGATGATGAAGTCATCAAGGTAAACCTGACTCAAGTACCCGCTGATATCGATAAAATTGTAGTGACGGTAACCATCCATGACGCCGCTACTCGTAATCAGAACTTTGGGCAAGTCGCCAATGCTTTTATCCGTGTTGTTAATGAAGAAACGGGCACTGAAGTCGTACGTTTTGACTTAGCAGAAGATTACTCTGTCGAGACAGCCATGGTATTTGGTGAAGTATATCGTCACAATGGTGAGTGGAAATTCCGTGCCGTCGGTCAAGGATATTCAGGCGGTTTGCAAGCCATGTGTCAGCAGTATGGTGTTGATATCTAA
- a CDS encoding glutaminase, with the protein MQQILDDIAAQMALETDRGKVADYIPQLAHIDPNQFGIAVATPDGQMYTAGDASTLFSIQSISKIFTLTIGLGKLGDGLWTHVGREPSGDPFNSIVMLEHETGRPRNPFINAGAIAVVDAIMMGHEPREVLGEILQFVHFITDDESIRFDHKVAASEMEHKDRNASLAHFMKSFGRLKHDVDKVLGTYFHQCSIAMNCQQLASAGLYLVSNGVDKHSGVRVINEHRARRINSLMMLCGHYDGSGEFAYRVGLPGKSGVGGGILTIAPGKGSIAVWSPGLDHIGNSKLGLKALELFVEKTGWSVFSD; encoded by the coding sequence ATGCAACAAATTCTTGATGATATTGCCGCACAGATGGCGCTTGAGACTGATCGTGGAAAAGTAGCAGATTATATTCCGCAACTGGCCCACATAGACCCAAATCAATTTGGTATTGCAGTAGCGACACCTGACGGACAAATGTATACAGCAGGTGATGCAAGCACTCTGTTTTCGATCCAAAGTATCTCTAAAATATTCACCCTAACCATTGGTCTTGGCAAGTTGGGCGATGGACTTTGGACACACGTTGGTCGTGAACCATCAGGTGATCCCTTTAATTCAATCGTCATGCTGGAACATGAAACTGGTCGACCGCGCAATCCATTTATTAATGCCGGTGCGATTGCGGTGGTGGATGCGATCATGATGGGTCACGAACCTAGAGAAGTATTGGGTGAGATTCTGCAGTTTGTGCACTTTATTACGGACGATGAGTCCATCCGTTTTGACCACAAAGTCGCAGCGTCCGAGATGGAGCATAAAGACCGTAACGCATCACTTGCCCACTTTATGAAATCCTTTGGTCGTCTCAAGCACGATGTGGATAAGGTGTTGGGTACTTACTTTCATCAATGTTCGATTGCGATGAATTGCCAGCAATTAGCCAGCGCCGGTCTCTATTTAGTCTCTAACGGGGTTGATAAGCACTCAGGGGTACGCGTGATCAACGAGCACCGGGCAAGAAGGATTAACTCGCTAATGATGCTGTGCGGGCATTATGATGGCTCTGGTGAATTTGCCTATCGCGTCGGTTTACCCGGTAAAAGTGGCGTTGGTGGCGGTATTTTGACCATAGCCCCCGGTAAAGGCTCTATCGCTGTCTGGTCGCCAGGGCTTGATCATATCGGAAACTCCAAGCTTGGATTAAAAGCATTAGAGCTGTTCGTAGAAAAAACGGGCTGGTCGGTTTTTTCCGATTAA
- a CDS encoding TerD family protein → MAISLQKGQKISLSKEAGGDLTQVKLGLGWDVAQGPQDKKSGFLGKLFGGGSGGDSIDLDASCIMFDANKQAVDAIWFSQLTSKDGSIVHTGDNRTGDGEGDDEVINVDLSKIPANVVSLVFTVNSFTGQTFETVSNAFCRIVNANNNAEVARYNLSAQGSHTAMIMAKVYRHNNEWKMHAIGETASGRTFHDLMPAITPHA, encoded by the coding sequence ATGGCGATTAGTTTACAAAAAGGTCAAAAAATCTCTCTCAGCAAAGAAGCTGGCGGCGACCTTACACAGGTAAAGTTGGGTTTGGGTTGGGATGTCGCCCAAGGCCCACAAGATAAAAAAAGTGGGTTTTTGGGAAAATTATTTGGTGGCGGCAGCGGTGGTGATTCTATTGACTTAGACGCCTCTTGCATCATGTTTGATGCGAACAAACAAGCCGTTGATGCGATTTGGTTCAGTCAGCTGACCTCAAAAGACGGCAGTATCGTGCATACTGGCGATAATCGTACGGGTGACGGTGAAGGCGATGATGAAGTCATCAATGTTGACCTATCAAAAATCCCTGCCAATGTTGTGTCGCTTGTTTTTACTGTTAATAGCTTTACTGGTCAGACCTTTGAGACAGTATCGAATGCATTTTGCCGTATTGTCAATGCCAACAACAATGCCGAGGTTGCCCGTTATAATCTATCGGCGCAAGGCAGCCATACGGCAATGATAATGGCAAAAGTGTATCGTCATAACAATGAGTGGAAAATGCATGCAATTGGTGAGACCGCTTCTGGTCGCACCTTCCATGACCTCATGCCTGCCATCACACCGCACGCTTAA
- a CDS encoding TerD family protein: MSQIHSQTLVAGANAPLPTENISIRILSQNAIDCAAYRLTSSGKVRGDGDMIFYGQKRSDDGSVSFRGHDSDGFFDINLPAQPASIEKIALAFSSEQTLSQVGDVDIQVLQGSQVLMTCQLSAAGRNEKAIILAECYRRQGSWKFRFIAQGFEGGLKPLSEHFGVEIADEAPAQSQNHSQNQNQSQNQNQSQPINTQRPINTQKASSASQTSTPPPIPSNPSINLSKITLTKNQSSINLKKRDDFGKISVNLNWNQRPNTDKQAPKKGLLGDLFKQHKAGGIDLDVGAMIHLKSGEKTLIQALGNRFGSLQSAPYVCLRADDRTGQISGGEWLDINGQQWSQIEEVFIFAFIYEGAPNWEKTDGVVTIHVPEQSPIETRLTEGAGNLPMCAIARLVNQQGSINVERINQYFKGHQEMDKAFNWGFSWKRGSK; this comes from the coding sequence ATGAGCCAAATTCACTCTCAAACACTGGTTGCAGGTGCCAATGCGCCTCTGCCAACTGAAAACATTAGTATTCGTATATTAAGCCAAAATGCGATTGATTGTGCTGCGTATCGCCTCACGAGTAGTGGTAAAGTGCGCGGTGATGGCGACATGATATTTTATGGACAGAAGCGTAGCGATGATGGCAGTGTTAGCTTTCGCGGTCATGACAGTGATGGATTTTTTGATATTAATTTGCCTGCTCAACCTGCAAGCATCGAAAAAATAGCCCTTGCATTCTCTAGTGAGCAAACCTTGTCCCAAGTCGGGGACGTAGACATTCAAGTGTTGCAAGGCAGTCAAGTGCTAATGACTTGCCAATTAAGCGCGGCTGGGCGTAACGAAAAAGCCATTATTTTGGCTGAATGTTATCGTAGGCAGGGCAGTTGGAAGTTTCGTTTTATTGCTCAAGGGTTTGAAGGTGGTCTAAAGCCTTTGTCTGAGCATTTTGGCGTTGAGATTGCGGATGAAGCACCAGCCCAATCCCAGAATCATTCTCAAAACCAGAACCAGTCTCAAAACCAGAACCAGTCACAACCTATCAATACACAACGTCCAATTAATACACAAAAAGCAAGTAGTGCTTCTCAAACAAGCACACCACCACCGATTCCATCCAATCCTTCAATCAATCTAAGCAAGATCACACTAACCAAAAACCAATCCAGCATCAATCTTAAAAAACGCGATGACTTTGGCAAAATTTCTGTCAATCTAAACTGGAACCAACGTCCAAACACTGATAAACAAGCACCCAAAAAAGGGTTGTTGGGCGATCTTTTCAAACAGCATAAGGCCGGCGGTATCGATCTTGATGTTGGTGCAATGATTCACCTAAAGAGCGGTGAGAAAACACTGATTCAAGCGTTAGGCAATCGCTTTGGTAGTTTGCAATCAGCGCCTTACGTTTGTTTGCGTGCCGATGATAGAACAGGTCAAATCAGTGGTGGAGAGTGGCTTGATATTAATGGCCAGCAATGGTCGCAAATTGAAGAAGTATTTATCTTTGCCTTTATTTACGAAGGCGCACCCAACTGGGAAAAAACCGATGGGGTAGTAACCATACATGTACCTGAACAGTCGCCGATCGAAACACGTTTAACAGAAGGTGCTGGTAATCTGCCGATGTGTGCCATTGCACGTTTGGTCAATCAGCAAGGCAGTATCAATGTTGAACGTATCAATCAGTACTTTAAAGGCCATCAAGAAATGGATAAAGCCTTTAATTGGGGATTTAGCTGGAAGCGTGGCAGTAAATAA
- a CDS encoding mechanosensitive ion channel family protein → MQIASIKDFFEEIVNDLHTSLYLGLGGSIEEETFDWKSQAVELTSTGIKILILLAILGFFYWLTVYMVKQSRTKIRLNERRTKIVRSVLRYIWIVASFIAIMSQMNFKPETIEATAKASTWAGIYYVLWATSGQVIHRVLQHYGLNASIEQLLKNILSVLLLVLGLASVMAQFGFDIVSLVAGLGIVGLAVGFAAQSTLANFIAGITILLEQSFQVGDWIHINENEGRVVLIALRTTHILTRDNITVIIPNSNVASSEVINLTSKNFIRFDIRVRIAFEDDIATARKEILQVLTDTEVILSRPEHSATVAEIGEYGVFFIVRFWVKPAAVARMPIIKENLREDIKRAFDNAGVSTPYPHMRLLMPSETDHPIATKSFTAATSMVSDGVPLTKNDH, encoded by the coding sequence ATGCAAATTGCTAGTATTAAGGATTTTTTTGAAGAGATTGTTAATGATCTCCATACTAGCCTTTATCTTGGACTTGGCGGTTCTATAGAAGAGGAGACGTTTGATTGGAAATCCCAAGCGGTTGAGCTGACCAGTACTGGTATAAAAATCCTAATACTGCTTGCCATATTGGGATTTTTTTATTGGCTCACGGTTTATATGGTTAAGCAAAGTAGAACAAAAATTCGGCTAAATGAGCGACGTACCAAAATTGTGCGCTCAGTGCTTCGCTATATTTGGATCGTCGCCAGTTTTATCGCGATTATGAGTCAAATGAATTTTAAACCAGAAACGATTGAAGCCACAGCAAAAGCAAGCACTTGGGCCGGTATTTATTACGTGCTTTGGGCCACGTCAGGACAAGTTATTCATAGAGTATTGCAGCATTATGGACTCAACGCTTCTATAGAGCAGCTGCTCAAAAATATTTTGTCTGTGTTACTACTGGTACTTGGGCTTGCCAGCGTCATGGCGCAGTTTGGCTTTGATATCGTCTCATTGGTTGCAGGTTTGGGTATTGTCGGATTGGCAGTAGGTTTTGCAGCGCAATCAACGCTTGCCAACTTTATTGCTGGTATCACTATTTTGCTTGAGCAATCCTTTCAGGTTGGCGATTGGATCCATATCAATGAAAATGAAGGCCGCGTGGTACTGATTGCTTTGCGCACGACCCACATTTTGACTCGCGACAACATCACCGTCATTATCCCAAATTCTAATGTTGCTTCATCTGAAGTCATTAATCTGACCTCAAAAAACTTTATACGTTTTGACATTCGTGTCCGCATTGCTTTTGAAGATGATATCGCCACAGCACGTAAAGAGATTTTACAAGTACTTACTGATACTGAGGTGATACTCAGTCGCCCTGAACATTCAGCCACCGTGGCAGAAATTGGCGAATATGGCGTGTTCTTTATCGTACGTTTTTGGGTAAAACCTGCTGCTGTTGCTCGCATGCCCATTATTAAAGAGAACTTAAGAGAAGACATCAAACGTGCCTTTGATAATGCGGGTGTTTCTACCCCCTACCCCCATATGCGTTTGCTGATGCCAAGTGAGACCGATCATCCTATCGCCACCAAATCTTTTACGGCTGCAACATCAATGGTTTCAGACGGTGTACCACTGACGAAAAACGATCATTAA
- a CDS encoding TIGR00266 family protein: MAATFSLIGTIEPFLHCNLKKGDSIYCEANAMVMMESNLELKGKLQGGFMQSLMRRFANDESLFQQQIEAVNGEGDCLLAPTLDGDMQIIDVGAQQYTLSDGAFVAAQTGVDIRANIQRNLGGAVFGDTGGFMVMQTQGQGQVVVSGFGSLFEIDVTPDKDVIIDNGHVVCWDSNLDYKLSVSTSKKKGIMSNIINSVTSGEGMVLNFSGTGKVIICSRNRDSYQGWLQSILGTSSGGRGGNSGFLNNIL; encoded by the coding sequence ATGGCCGCAACATTCAGCTTAATTGGAACCATTGAACCTTTTTTGCATTGCAATCTCAAAAAAGGCGACTCGATCTATTGTGAAGCCAATGCAATGGTAATGATGGAATCAAATCTTGAGCTTAAAGGCAAGTTGCAAGGCGGGTTTATGCAATCATTGATGCGCCGGTTTGCAAACGATGAGTCCTTATTTCAGCAGCAGATCGAAGCGGTCAACGGCGAAGGGGATTGTTTACTTGCGCCAACGCTCGACGGCGACATGCAGATTATTGATGTCGGTGCGCAGCAGTATACCTTGAGTGATGGTGCTTTTGTTGCCGCACAGACAGGCGTTGATATCAGAGCTAATATTCAGCGTAACTTGGGTGGTGCAGTGTTTGGTGATACTGGTGGCTTTATGGTCATGCAAACACAGGGTCAAGGCCAAGTGGTCGTATCGGGTTTTGGTTCGTTGTTTGAGATTGATGTGACACCAGATAAAGACGTCATTATCGACAATGGACACGTGGTGTGTTGGGACTCAAACCTGGATTATAAGCTGTCTGTGTCCACTAGTAAGAAAAAAGGCATCATGAGCAATATTATCAATTCTGTCACCAGCGGCGAAGGCATGGTATTGAACTTCTCTGGTACGGGTAAAGTCATTATATGCTCGCGCAATCGCGACAGTTATCAAGGCTGGCTACAAAGCATCTTGGGCACAAGCTCGGGTGGACGCGGTGGTAATAGCGGGTTTTTAAACAATATTTTATAG
- a CDS encoding ATP-grasp domain-containing protein, whose amino-acid sequence MDNPIHDSHHIPSTAAWLAEGQSSQRDMLDSLQALKDQSTTPFSIIASHRHNRPEIFEFADKVYYEPFDTTANTDKKSDAEPVIPRWKFVLEHARQNHTKVLLTGRNNIAYEEHREEFDAAGIRLLTGATSVDALKTIDDKFAFMQQCHQHDIPVAHAWRFDNIAELKDLLAEHDHQPLCIKPVTGIFAQGFWQLDSGQETGKQYDSFEHLYFTEEKRISTAQFINAYTHSLMLEERPIPMLLMPYLPGQEYSIDVVCEYGEVLAAVTRYKTGKIQHIGYEQSVMDVVIPLIQAFGCDGIVSVQTKADENGQHRVLEINSRPSGGIGYTTHSGVDLTKIGFAYWLGLTEKPKLADIAQQIIPCQVRAVMTGVKIEESTTE is encoded by the coding sequence ATGGATAACCCTATTCACGATAGCCACCATATCCCATCAACAGCTGCTTGGTTAGCTGAAGGTCAATCTAGCCAGCGCGATATGTTAGACAGCCTACAAGCATTGAAAGATCAGTCTACTACGCCATTTTCTATCATTGCCTCACACCGTCACAACAGACCTGAGATTTTTGAATTTGCTGATAAAGTGTATTATGAGCCGTTTGACACCACTGCCAATACTGACAAAAAATCTGATGCCGAACCAGTCATACCGCGTTGGAAATTTGTCTTAGAACATGCGCGTCAAAACCATACCAAAGTATTGCTTACTGGACGCAATAATATCGCATATGAAGAACACCGTGAAGAATTTGACGCAGCGGGTATCCGTCTATTGACGGGCGCGACCAGCGTCGATGCCTTAAAAACAATCGATGATAAGTTCGCCTTTATGCAACAGTGTCATCAGCATGATATTCCTGTCGCACACGCTTGGCGCTTTGACAATATTGCAGAGCTTAAAGACCTACTTGCCGAACATGATCATCAGCCACTATGCATCAAACCCGTCACTGGAATCTTTGCACAAGGATTTTGGCAGTTAGATTCAGGACAAGAGACAGGCAAGCAATATGATAGCTTTGAGCACTTGTATTTTACTGAAGAAAAAAGGATCAGCACGGCTCAGTTTATCAATGCTTACACACACAGTCTAATGTTAGAAGAGCGTCCTATTCCTATGTTACTGATGCCGTATCTGCCAGGACAAGAGTACTCAATCGATGTAGTGTGCGAATATGGCGAAGTCTTGGCTGCGGTCACGCGTTATAAAACAGGAAAAATTCAGCACATCGGTTACGAACAATCGGTCATGGATGTTGTCATTCCATTGATCCAGGCTTTCGGCTGTGACGGTATTGTCAGTGTGCAAACCAAAGCTGATGAGAATGGTCAGCATCGTGTGCTTGAAATCAATAGCCGCCCGTCTGGTGGTATTGGTTATACCACACATAGCGGTGTAGATTTGACAAAAATTGGTTTTGCCTATTGGTTAGGTTTGACCGAAAAGCCAAAGCTTGCAGATATAGCACAACAAATAATACCCTGCCAAGTGCGCGCGGTCATGACAGGTGTAAAAATTGAAGAAAGCACTACTGAGTAA
- a CDS encoding TerD family protein: MAISLTKGGNVNLSKEAPGLTNITVGLGWDPRATDGQEFDLDAIGFLVNEAGKVRNDQDFIFFNNLKSDNGAVEHTGDNRTGEGDGDDEKIKINLASIPSDVSKVAICAIIYEGQGRNQNFGQVGDAYIRVLNDNGNAEIARYDLSEDGSTETAMIFGELYRHNGDWKFRAVGQGFSGGLGPLAASYGVNV; the protein is encoded by the coding sequence ATGGCTATCAGTTTAACAAAAGGCGGCAACGTAAATTTATCAAAAGAAGCGCCAGGTTTAACCAATATCACAGTCGGTCTTGGATGGGATCCACGTGCCACTGACGGGCAAGAATTTGACTTAGATGCGATTGGTTTTTTGGTTAATGAAGCAGGCAAAGTACGTAACGACCAAGATTTCATTTTCTTTAATAACCTAAAATCAGATAATGGCGCTGTTGAGCATACTGGCGACAACCGTACTGGTGAAGGTGATGGTGATGACGAAAAAATCAAAATCAACCTTGCTAGTATCCCATCTGATGTCAGCAAAGTTGCAATCTGTGCCATCATCTATGAAGGTCAAGGCCGTAACCAGAACTTTGGTCAAGTTGGCGATGCCTATATCCGTGTCTTAAATGACAATGGCAATGCTGAAATTGCCCGTTACGACTTGTCAGAAGATGGTAGCACTGAAACTGCGATGATATTTGGTGAATTATATCGTCATAACGGCGATTGGAAGTTCCGTGCCGTTGGTCAGGGCTTTAGCGGTGGTCTTGGACCATTAGCGGCTTCTTACGGTGTGAACGTGTAA